From the genome of bacterium, one region includes:
- a CDS encoding tetratricopeptide repeat protein, with translation MKCPKCGFENPAASKFCNQCGSALGDAPTDHERGQRRAVAVVFADISGFTPLSENLDPEEVKDLIDACLKRLAGVITKYEGYVDKFIGDCIMAVFGAPVAHEDDPLRAVLSAMDMLQEIGEFNREKKQKLSLTIGINYGMVATGDLGRPGAYTVMGDTVNLAQRLQASAPRGKIFVSGSVYAQTSSEINYQRRDKIRVKGKKEPVEVYVPSGVVRKYSLRKIKELPFIGRQAELQKLRSICNKMYAGQGQVISVIGEAGIGKSKLVYELRQLLKAGTCLVEGRGIEYLRASPYGVLKEMLKQMLGIAEDPPATASQKIAEYIKRQGDPGLVRAASLFRYILSLELTRDEDNLLESMKPEDRIRMINEALITLFHARTIRSPVVIIFEDCHWIDRETADFMRLLAGAVERCRIMVIAIYRPEFETGSLAKLRYFNAIPLKPLNTGDAVSLLRNIMNCECIDKQLLALLVGKSGGLPFYLHELASNLVQNGLITVQDSVAVLKPGKDFVVPRTLDELVMTKIDRLAPPVRAVVDTAAVIGDEFSVRLLDRLMDLGNALPGHLSQVCDQGILVPLARSVDQPAADVRYGFRHSIIRDAVYNSLLKKEAKKKHFAVATAIENVYAGNLAEYYDALAEHFEKGGERSRAVEYMGKAADHKKALYLNAAAIALYQNILKSLDMSRAKERALVYEKLGEVYSLIGDYQSALHAYHQVGILKTGESVLKIRSHIAVAGVYKNLGTVDAALASLEKASRVLRAEKNLSADEKSLQKVHILTLECWLTRVKGRVAEAEQKGLEAISMINAQPGAKDYGRLKRALADAYYNLAIVYCVKGDFEKAIDLCEDTLMIAEELGDRRGKASVYNILGTVYRSQGKYNEAIEAFEMKLKTSAELGDKSGIGIAYSNLGNVYQNRGEYARAIEYFEKHLDICNEVGDKSGVGLAQNNLGIIYFSNDEYARAIQAFESYLGISKELGDKRGIAIASGNLGEVHESLFDYKKAGELFTTYLAISEELGDRRGKAFAAHSLAIACIETGQFSKALEYLKASRDYMESIGNKVGIGGIYNSIAYLHYRENKLDDALEAALRALKYAEETHAMDVKLNALLHIGRVNGWKAVETKAGADRDGYMKKAAEYFSMALTLAQSQKKRRMQADILLEYANALQALGKTSESRQLSRQAMAIYKELGLADKVKAAQH, from the coding sequence ATGAAATGTCCCAAATGCGGCTTTGAAAATCCCGCCGCATCAAAATTCTGCAACCAGTGCGGCTCAGCGCTGGGCGATGCACCGACCGATCATGAACGCGGCCAGCGCCGGGCTGTAGCGGTCGTTTTTGCCGACATCTCCGGTTTCACACCACTGTCCGAAAATCTGGATCCCGAAGAGGTCAAGGACCTTATCGACGCGTGCCTCAAGCGCCTGGCCGGCGTCATAACCAAGTATGAAGGGTACGTCGATAAATTCATCGGCGACTGCATCATGGCTGTTTTCGGCGCGCCGGTCGCCCATGAAGACGACCCCCTGCGGGCGGTGTTGTCGGCAATGGACATGCTGCAGGAGATCGGAGAATTCAACCGGGAGAAGAAACAAAAGCTTTCACTGACCATCGGTATCAACTATGGCATGGTCGCGACCGGTGACCTGGGCCGTCCAGGCGCGTATACCGTTATGGGCGACACGGTAAATCTCGCGCAGCGCCTGCAGGCATCAGCCCCGCGCGGCAAGATATTCGTAAGCGGGTCCGTGTACGCGCAGACCAGCAGCGAGATCAATTATCAGCGCCGGGACAAGATCAGGGTCAAGGGCAAAAAGGAACCGGTCGAGGTCTACGTGCCGTCCGGCGTGGTCCGCAAATACTCCCTGCGCAAGATCAAAGAACTGCCGTTCATCGGCCGCCAGGCTGAGCTGCAGAAACTCAGGAGCATCTGCAATAAAATGTATGCCGGCCAGGGTCAGGTCATCTCAGTGATTGGCGAGGCCGGTATCGGTAAATCCAAGTTAGTGTATGAACTGCGCCAGCTGCTTAAAGCCGGTACCTGTCTGGTCGAGGGCAGGGGCATTGAGTATCTGCGAGCGTCGCCGTATGGCGTGCTCAAGGAAATGCTCAAGCAGATGCTGGGGATCGCCGAGGATCCCCCTGCGACCGCCTCGCAGAAGATCGCGGAATACATCAAGCGACAGGGCGATCCCGGCCTGGTCCGCGCTGCCTCGCTTTTCCGATATATCCTGTCGCTTGAACTCACGCGCGATGAGGATAACCTGCTGGAATCGATGAAGCCGGAAGACCGGATAAGGATGATCAATGAAGCGCTGATCACTCTTTTCCACGCCCGGACCATTCGGTCCCCGGTCGTGATCATTTTTGAAGATTGCCACTGGATCGACCGGGAAACGGCCGATTTCATGAGACTCCTGGCCGGGGCGGTTGAGCGCTGCCGTATCATGGTGATCGCGATATACCGGCCGGAATTCGAGACCGGCAGCCTGGCGAAACTCCGGTACTTCAACGCGATCCCTTTGAAACCCTTGAACACCGGTGATGCCGTATCCCTGCTGCGGAACATCATGAATTGCGAATGCATCGACAAACAGCTACTGGCATTACTGGTCGGCAAGTCCGGTGGTCTGCCTTTTTACCTGCACGAGCTTGCCAGCAATCTCGTGCAGAACGGGTTGATCACGGTCCAAGACAGCGTGGCCGTTCTCAAGCCGGGCAAGGATTTCGTGGTGCCTCGCACGCTCGATGAACTGGTGATGACCAAGATCGATAGACTGGCTCCACCGGTAAGGGCAGTGGTGGATACGGCGGCGGTTATCGGCGATGAATTCTCGGTCCGGCTCCTGGACCGGCTGATGGACCTGGGCAACGCCTTGCCGGGTCACCTGTCTCAGGTATGCGACCAGGGGATCCTCGTACCGCTGGCTCGTTCCGTGGACCAGCCGGCAGCGGATGTACGGTACGGTTTCCGGCACAGTATCATCCGGGATGCCGTGTACAATTCCCTGCTTAAAAAAGAAGCGAAGAAAAAACACTTCGCTGTGGCTACGGCCATAGAAAACGTTTATGCCGGCAATCTAGCCGAGTATTATGACGCTTTGGCCGAACATTTTGAAAAAGGCGGTGAGCGGTCCCGGGCGGTCGAATACATGGGAAAAGCCGCCGATCACAAAAAAGCACTGTACTTAAACGCCGCCGCCATAGCGCTTTACCAGAATATCCTCAAATCTCTCGATATGTCGCGCGCGAAGGAACGGGCATTGGTGTATGAAAAATTGGGCGAGGTCTATTCGTTGATCGGTGATTATCAGAGCGCCTTGCACGCTTATCATCAGGTAGGGATCCTCAAGACCGGCGAGTCAGTGCTCAAGATCAGGTCCCACATCGCGGTCGCCGGTGTTTATAAGAATCTGGGCACGGTTGATGCGGCGCTCGCGAGCCTGGAAAAAGCGAGCAGGGTCCTGCGGGCGGAAAAAAATTTGAGCGCGGATGAAAAAAGCCTTCAGAAAGTGCATATCCTAACCCTTGAATGCTGGCTCACGCGCGTCAAGGGCAGGGTCGCGGAAGCGGAACAAAAGGGGCTGGAAGCGATCTCCATGATCAACGCCCAGCCGGGCGCCAAGGACTATGGACGGTTGAAAAGGGCCCTGGCCGATGCGTATTACAATCTGGCGATCGTGTACTGCGTGAAGGGAGATTTTGAAAAAGCGATCGATCTGTGCGAGGACACCCTGATGATCGCGGAGGAATTGGGCGACCGCCGGGGAAAAGCCAGCGTCTACAACATCCTGGGCACGGTCTATCGGAGCCAGGGCAAGTACAACGAGGCGATCGAGGCTTTTGAAATGAAACTGAAGACGAGCGCCGAACTTGGCGACAAGAGCGGCATCGGCATCGCCTATTCTAACCTGGGCAACGTTTATCAGAACCGCGGTGAGTACGCCAGGGCGATCGAATACTTTGAAAAACACCTTGATATCTGCAACGAGGTCGGAGATAAATCGGGCGTAGGGCTTGCCCAGAACAATCTGGGGATAATCTACTTCAGCAACGACGAGTACGCGCGGGCGATCCAGGCTTTTGAAAGTTACCTCGGCATCAGTAAGGAACTGGGTGACAAGCGGGGGATCGCGATCGCGTCAGGCAATCTGGGGGAAGTCCACGAAAGTCTGTTCGACTATAAAAAAGCAGGCGAGCTTTTCACGACGTACCTGGCCATCAGCGAGGAACTCGGTGACCGGCGGGGCAAGGCTTTCGCCGCGCACAGCCTGGCGATCGCATGTATCGAAACCGGTCAGTTCAGCAAGGCGCTTGAGTACCTGAAAGCATCCCGCGATTATATGGAATCGATCGGCAACAAAGTTGGCATCGGCGGCATTTATAACAGTATTGCCTACCTTCACTATCGCGAGAACAAGCTCGATGACGCGCTGGAAGCCGCACTGCGGGCGTTGAAATACGCGGAGGAAACGCACGCGATGGACGTTAAACTGAACGCCCTTCTTCACATCGGCCGCGTTAATGGGTGGAAGGCGGTGGAGACCAAAGCCGGCGCTGACCGGGACGGATATATGAAAAAAGCGGCGGAATACTTTTCCATGGCTTTGACCCTCGCCCAAAGCCAGAAGAAACGGCGAATGCAGGCCGATATACTGCTGGAATATGCCAACGCATTGCAGGCCTTGGGTAAGACCAGCGAATCCCGGCAGCTTTCCCGGCAGGCAATGGCGATTTATAAGGAGCTGGGCCTGGCGGATAAGGTCAAGGCAGCGCAGCATTAA
- the rimI gene encoding ribosomal protein S18-alanine N-acetyltransferase — MATGCGIVRQMTITDIDQVYELEHELFPNPWPKSFFESDLQRPSTIALVTEHDRQVIAYALANCYDVELHITNIAVDARFQRKGQAARLVDELERNASVRGCTHAYLEVRTANSGAIELYRKIGYTIAYTRSKYYIDGDDAYVMQKSLDQGRQ; from the coding sequence ATGGCGACAGGTTGCGGGATAGTGCGGCAGATGACGATCACCGATATTGACCAGGTCTACGAACTGGAACATGAGCTTTTCCCGAACCCCTGGCCAAAATCTTTTTTTGAAAGCGACCTGCAACGGCCCAGCACCATCGCGCTGGTGACCGAGCACGACCGACAGGTGATAGCTTACGCCCTGGCGAATTGCTATGACGTCGAGCTCCATATCACCAACATCGCTGTCGATGCACGGTTCCAGAGAAAAGGGCAGGCTGCCAGGCTTGTGGATGAGCTGGAACGGAACGCATCGGTGCGCGGCTGCACCCACGCCTACCTTGAGGTGCGGACAGCGAACAGCGGCGCTATTGAATTATACAGAAAGATAGGCTATACTATCGCCTACACGCGGAGTAAATATTATATCGATGGCGATGATGCATATGTCATGCAGAAAAGCCTTGATCAGGGCAGGCAATGA
- the tsaB gene encoding tRNA (adenosine(37)-N6)-threonylcarbamoyltransferase complex dimerization subunit type 1 TsaB, which produces MKILGIETSSALFSVCLCDDTRLVHEIMKDRELQPGARDAGIFQEASSLLAMLPGRRPDAVAVSIGPGMFTSLRVGVSLAKGICHAHGVPLVSINTLDCIGADSTACGGILCAVINAHKGELYAAFYEREQRISDHLLTTPRGLRALAKKQHARGRKKQKVCIGGPGIDILKSSGIAFETPYSRLLPVGTFLPSAYKVACLAVVRINAGQFDAVESLEPYYLKKTDAERNALPRGRASRRRA; this is translated from the coding sequence ATCGTCGGCGCTGTTCTCCGTTTGTCTTTGCGATGACACGCGTCTTGTGCACGAGATCATGAAAGACCGGGAATTGCAGCCCGGCGCGCGCGACGCCGGCATCTTCCAGGAAGCCTCGTCGTTGCTCGCCATGCTTCCGGGCCGCCGGCCGGACGCGGTCGCCGTATCGATCGGTCCCGGAATGTTCACGTCTTTGCGCGTCGGCGTGAGCCTGGCCAAGGGGATCTGCCACGCGCACGGCGTTCCGCTCGTGAGCATCAATACGCTTGACTGCATCGGGGCGGACTCGACCGCATGCGGCGGTATCCTGTGTGCCGTCATCAACGCTCACAAAGGCGAGCTCTATGCTGCGTTCTACGAACGCGAGCAGCGGATCAGCGATCATCTGCTGACGACGCCGCGCGGGCTGCGCGCGCTTGCAAAAAAACAGCATGCTCGGGGACGAAAAAAGCAAAAGGTCTGTATCGGAGGTCCGGGGATCGACATTTTAAAGTCATCGGGGATCGCTTTTGAAACGCCGTACAGCCGGTTGTTGCCGGTCGGGACCTTTCTTCCATCCGCCTACAAGGTAGCCTGTCTTGCCGTGGTCCGGATTAATGCCGGGCAATTCGATGCTGTCGAGTCCTTGGAGCCATACTATTTGAAAAAGACCGATGCTGAGCGGAACGCATTACCGCGCGGCCGGGCGTCCCGGCGCCGCGCCTGA